The following proteins are co-located in the Vigna angularis cultivar LongXiaoDou No.4 chromosome 2, ASM1680809v1, whole genome shotgun sequence genome:
- the LOC108347514 gene encoding protein SCAR2 isoform X1 — translation MPLCRHHIRSAHALTDPELYRAADSDDSEALLEAVAMAGLVGFLRQLGDLAQFAAEMFHDLHEEVIATAARGRSLISRVQQLEAEVPALEKVFLTQTHHSSTYTNEGIEWHPNLRSEHNLVTRRDLPRFIMDSYEESRGPPRLFLLDKFDVAGAGACLKRYTDPSFFTVKSASSGTATAEVQREKKIRKIEQKKGTRLKNGETPEVVPSHAKLHELFLEERIENACRDPARLVKLKMKQLNGSAVEKTGKSYMGKILEIHSPDHKLVCETSIIPQPGKLVLDDSESGIKTLEISCIAPLNRSLGNENLRSTPNEQKLELNPYTEMYRETGGYMVEMNEQISGGVTEEMSSNYPNVIDEEELVLDELKKRECSLVSYHSDDVTSEVDDYMDALATMESELETDNEYGPMKSLLNVQNLTDSNGKEEPQMQAQFSDSQSFGDSSTSEENSSSEQDRIGERNEAHGLLDFPSTGTSWESDDNCSFTRVRNVEHSQSQVQFSHFQSMENSTSQIEDMPSNQLLPTFEWQTTYCREFVMNDDAHVRGEAISDCIPVSSGLIDSGHSLMSYDLGAASPASLPAQSQSAETPSGPAELHLRIEEDEEKECLVESIVTKPEALYPIRDDACPVVSFDNNPSNNVNVCDPYVHYNALFQVSNELNLANESECGDHSEIEVIQEESLNENSSEMLGSEYVDIHGEDPICPSVEVDLNPSTKLLLDGRDLKSEDDIIATQLNSEDLVPAAKTKPKCSFTKELGLDFTHGYKPDLPEIEVLHVDQQGNFEQVPSILGGQEISVSTCSLDLVEDDGNSEHPSSDIIPSPMSNLTKLEESLSIFADPHEEEMIVSEADSRESLTELAAQKVVDHVDIASTEFPSDMNRSVPCDPPDSGMWNNIRHSSLEKIQYSSSIYDLKAVPVCLELDPQRSSDQRINPTKHVMDPLAPLISGFLHKATKNNLEEMPPMPPLPPMQWRSVKIQHASLVTQREEASLASLQPIQPNTPDDKSQFGLSTFEKETRPSQNLFLPAMAMQSNKHQHSSGVSVGISEHAVAIPFQFPVMLNEASGQQSFLVPEQSQIQNPFLALRDRPRLGYVVHSEGEKALNSSPHSSMLPAVHAISGADSIFQQEKPTRSPSQLTEGGSLEVKTGRPGELHLVLPEECPVYPDGPLSPKEKPAETQLMEETGLEVKISKQSSMNLEGRMEEDTSISPLSPPSSGIGQSKHSMPPSEGEMAFPLDTSGQTDMPYGKPKNKRVLPQDPVIDPVAALDKSRLRKVTERVMAPRAAKGDERDSLLEMIRTKSFNLRPAAVNRPPSIGGPKTNLRVAAILEKANAIRQALTGSDEDDDADSWSDS, via the exons ATGCCACTTTGCAGGCACCACATTCGGAGTGCGCACGCACTGACGGATCCGGAGCTGTACCGCGCCGCCGATAGCGATGACTCCGAAGCACTCCTGGAAGCTGTTGCAATGGCAGGACTCGTAGGCTTTCTCCGCCAGCTCGGCGACCTCGCTCA ATTTGCTGCTGAGATGTTCCATGACTTGCATGAAGAGGTAATTGCTACTGCTGCAAGAGGTCGCAGTCTTATATCGCGTGTTCAACAGCTTGAGGCTGAAGTTCCAGCTCTTGAGAAAGTTTTTTTGACACAAACTCATCATTCATCAACTTATACAAATGAAG GAATTGAATGGCATCCTAATCTTCGGTCTGAACACAATCTTGTTACCCGCAGAGACTTACCCCGATTTATAATGGATTCATATGAAGAAAGCCGTGGTCCTCCAAGATTGTTCCTTCTGGACAA GTTTGATGTTGCTGGGGCTGGGGCATGTCTGAAGCGTTATACTGATCCATCGTTCTTTACAGTGAAGTCTGCTTCCTCTGGAACAGCAACAGCAGAAGTtcaaagggaaaagaaaattcGTAAAATTGAG CAAAAGAAAGGAACACGACTGAAGAATGGTGAAACCCCAGAAGTCGTACCATCGCATGCAAA ACTGCATGAGTTATTTCTCGAGGAGCGTATTGAGAATGCTTGTAGGGACCCTGCTCGTCTGGTAAAGTTGAAAATGAAACAGTTGAATGGATCTGCAGTTGAAAAAACTGGGAAAAGTTACATGGGGAAAATTCTGGAAATCCACTCACCTGATCATAAACTGGTATGTGAAACTTCAATCATTCCACAGCCAGGGAAATTGGTGTTAGATGATAGTGAAAGTGGGATTAAAACTCTTGAAATCAGTTGCATTGCTCCGTTGAATAGGTCTTTGGGAAATGAAAACTTGCGTTCAACACCAAATGAGCAGAAACTAGAACTGAACCCATACACAGAAATGTATAGGGAGACAGGTGGATATATGGTGGAGATGAATGAACAAATCTCTGGTGGTGTAACAGAGGAAATGTCTTCGAATTATCCCAATGTaattgatgaagaagaattGGTACTTGATGAactaaagaaaagagaatgTAGCTTAGTTAGCTACCACTCTGATGATGTGACTAGCGAGGTTGATGATTATATGGATGCATTAGCTACCATGGAGTCTGAATTGGAAACAGATAATGAGTATGGACCTATGAAAAGCTTATTAAATGTTCAAAACTTAACTGATTCAAATGGAAAAGAAGAGCCTCAAATGCAAGCTCAGTTTTCAGATTCTCAATCATTTGGAGACTCTTCAACTTCTGAAGAAAATAGTTCTTCTGAACAAGATAGAATTGGAGAGCGTAATGAAGCACATGGTCTGTTAGATTTTCCTTCAACTGGAACCTCCTGGGAATCCGATGATAATTGTTCATTCACAAGAGTTAGAAATGTAGAACATTCCCAATCACAAGTGCAGTTTTCACATTTTCAATCTATGGAAAACTCCACATCACAGATTGAAGATATGCCATCCAACCAGCTTCTCCCAACTTTTGAGTGGCAAACGACTTATTGTCGTGAGTTTGTCATGAATGATGATGCCCATGTTCGGGGTGAAGCGATTTCTGATTGTATACCAGTCTCTTCTGGCCTGATAGATTCTGGACATTCATTAATGTCTTATGATCTTGGAGCTGCCTCACCAGCATCCTTACCTGCACAGAGTCAATCGGCTGAAACACCATCCGGCCCTGCTGAACTTCATTTAAgaatagaagaagatgaagaaaaggaGTGTCTTGTTGAATCTATAGTGACCAAACCTGAGGCTCTCTACCCAATAAGAGATGATGCTTGCCCAGTGGTTTCCTTTGATAACAATCCATCGAACAATGTGAATGTCTGTGATCCTTATGTCCATTATAATGCTCTGTTCCAAGTTTCTAATGAATTGAACTTAGCTAATGAAAGTGAATGTGGTGATCATTCTGAGATTGAAGTTATTCAGGAAGAATCTCTTAACGAAAACTCTTCTGAAATGTTGGGTAGTGAATATGTTGATATTCATGGGGAGGATCCGATTTGCCCATCTGTGGAAGTAGACCTGAATCCAAGCACTAAGCTGTTGCTTGATGGCCGAGATTTAAAATCTGAGGACGATATTATAGCTACCCAATTGAACTCAGAAGATCTGGTTCCTGCTGCGAAGACTAAACCAAAGTGTAGTTTTACAAAGGAGCTAGGCTTAGATTTTACACACGGATACAAACCAGATTTACCAGAAATTGAAGTTCTGCATGTTGATCAACAAGGAAATTTTGAACAGGTGCCAAGTATATTGGGTGGCCAAGAAATAAGTGTATCCACCTGCAGTTTGGATCTAGTTGAAGATGATGGCAATAGTGAACATCCGTCTTCAGATATAATACCATCTCCAATGAGTAATCTTACAAAGTTGGAAGAATCTCTTTCTATATTTGCAGATCCTCATGAGGAAGAAATGATAGTTAGTGAGGCGGATAGTAGAGAATCTTTGACAGAATTAGCAGCCCAGAAGGTAGTGGATCACGTAGATATTGCTTCTACTGAATTTCCATCAGACATGAACAGATCAGTTCCATGCGATCCTCCTGATTCTGGAATGTGGAATAATATTCGGCATTCATCTCTTGAGAAAATCCAATATAGCTCTTCGATCTATGACCTGAAAGCAGTGCCTGTTTGTTTGGAGCTAGATCCTCAAAGGTCATCTGATCAACGAATTAACCCAACAAAACATGTCATGGATCCATTAGCACCACTTATCTCTGGCTTCTTACACAAGGCAACTAAAAACAATCTTGAGGAGATGCCACCTATGCCCCCTCTGCCTCCAATGCAATGGAGATCGGTTAAGATTCAACATGCTTCCCTAGTTACACAGAGAGAAGAAGCAAGTCTAGCCTCACTCCAACCGATACAGCCAAATACACCTGATGATAAGTCTCAATTTGGTTTATCTACTTTTGAAAAAGAGACCCGGCCATCTCAGAATCTATTTTTACCTGCCATGGCTATGCAAAGCAATAAGCATCAACATTCTTCTGGGGTTTCTGTGGGAATTTCAGAGCATGCTGTTGCTATTCCATTTCAATTTCCTGTAATGTTAAATGAAGCAAGTGGCCAACAGAGTTTCCTGGTACCAGAGCAAAGCCAGATACAAAACCCTTTCTTAGCATTACGGGACAGGCCTCGACTTGGCTATGTTGTTCACTCTGAGGGAGAAAAAGCATTGAATTCAAGTCCACACTCATCAATGCTGCCTGCTGTGCATGCTATTTCTGGGGCTGATTCTATTTTTCAGCAAGAAAAACCAACACGATCTCCAAGTCAGTTAACGGAAGGTGGCAGCTTAGAAGTTAAAACGGGTAGACCTGGAGAATTGCATTTGGTGCTACCTGAAGAATGTCCTGTTTACCCAGATGGGCCCCTTTCTCCGAAAGAGAAACCAGCAGAAACTCAGTTAATGGAAGAGACCGGTTTAGAAGTTAAAATTTCAAAGCAGTCTTCAATGAATCTGGAAGGGAGGATGGAAGAAGATACTTCAATCTCACCCTTGTCGCCTCCCAGTTCAGGAATTGGGCAGTCAAAGCACAGTATGCCGCCTTCAGAGGGAGAAATGGCGTTTCCTTTGGATACATCTGGTCAGACTGACATGCCATATGGAAAACCAAAGAATAAGCGTGTTCTTCCCCAAGATCCTGTAATTGACCCTGTAGCTGCTCTTGACAAAAGCCGG CTGAGGAAGGTCACTGAACGGGTTATGGCCCCCAGAGCAGCAAAGGGAGATGAAAGAGACTCACTGTTAGAAATGATAAGAACGAAG TCCTTCAACTTGAGGCCTGCAGCGGTGAA
- the LOC108347514 gene encoding protein SCAR2 isoform X2, with the protein MERCWMVFIFAAEMFHDLHEEVIATAARGRSLISRVQQLEAEVPALEKVFLTQTHHSSTYTNEGIEWHPNLRSEHNLVTRRDLPRFIMDSYEESRGPPRLFLLDKFDVAGAGACLKRYTDPSFFTVKSASSGTATAEVQREKKIRKIEQKKGTRLKNGETPEVVPSHAKLHELFLEERIENACRDPARLVKLKMKQLNGSAVEKTGKSYMGKILEIHSPDHKLVCETSIIPQPGKLVLDDSESGIKTLEISCIAPLNRSLGNENLRSTPNEQKLELNPYTEMYRETGGYMVEMNEQISGGVTEEMSSNYPNVIDEEELVLDELKKRECSLVSYHSDDVTSEVDDYMDALATMESELETDNEYGPMKSLLNVQNLTDSNGKEEPQMQAQFSDSQSFGDSSTSEENSSSEQDRIGERNEAHGLLDFPSTGTSWESDDNCSFTRVRNVEHSQSQVQFSHFQSMENSTSQIEDMPSNQLLPTFEWQTTYCREFVMNDDAHVRGEAISDCIPVSSGLIDSGHSLMSYDLGAASPASLPAQSQSAETPSGPAELHLRIEEDEEKECLVESIVTKPEALYPIRDDACPVVSFDNNPSNNVNVCDPYVHYNALFQVSNELNLANESECGDHSEIEVIQEESLNENSSEMLGSEYVDIHGEDPICPSVEVDLNPSTKLLLDGRDLKSEDDIIATQLNSEDLVPAAKTKPKCSFTKELGLDFTHGYKPDLPEIEVLHVDQQGNFEQVPSILGGQEISVSTCSLDLVEDDGNSEHPSSDIIPSPMSNLTKLEESLSIFADPHEEEMIVSEADSRESLTELAAQKVVDHVDIASTEFPSDMNRSVPCDPPDSGMWNNIRHSSLEKIQYSSSIYDLKAVPVCLELDPQRSSDQRINPTKHVMDPLAPLISGFLHKATKNNLEEMPPMPPLPPMQWRSVKIQHASLVTQREEASLASLQPIQPNTPDDKSQFGLSTFEKETRPSQNLFLPAMAMQSNKHQHSSGVSVGISEHAVAIPFQFPVMLNEASGQQSFLVPEQSQIQNPFLALRDRPRLGYVVHSEGEKALNSSPHSSMLPAVHAISGADSIFQQEKPTRSPSQLTEGGSLEVKTGRPGELHLVLPEECPVYPDGPLSPKEKPAETQLMEETGLEVKISKQSSMNLEGRMEEDTSISPLSPPSSGIGQSKHSMPPSEGEMAFPLDTSGQTDMPYGKPKNKRVLPQDPVIDPVAALDKSRLRKVTERVMAPRAAKGDERDSLLEMIRTKSFNLRPAAVNRPPSIGGPKTNLRVAAILEKANAIRQALTGSDEDDDADSWSDS; encoded by the exons ATGGAAAGATGTTGGATGGTTTTTAT ATTTGCTGCTGAGATGTTCCATGACTTGCATGAAGAGGTAATTGCTACTGCTGCAAGAGGTCGCAGTCTTATATCGCGTGTTCAACAGCTTGAGGCTGAAGTTCCAGCTCTTGAGAAAGTTTTTTTGACACAAACTCATCATTCATCAACTTATACAAATGAAG GAATTGAATGGCATCCTAATCTTCGGTCTGAACACAATCTTGTTACCCGCAGAGACTTACCCCGATTTATAATGGATTCATATGAAGAAAGCCGTGGTCCTCCAAGATTGTTCCTTCTGGACAA GTTTGATGTTGCTGGGGCTGGGGCATGTCTGAAGCGTTATACTGATCCATCGTTCTTTACAGTGAAGTCTGCTTCCTCTGGAACAGCAACAGCAGAAGTtcaaagggaaaagaaaattcGTAAAATTGAG CAAAAGAAAGGAACACGACTGAAGAATGGTGAAACCCCAGAAGTCGTACCATCGCATGCAAA ACTGCATGAGTTATTTCTCGAGGAGCGTATTGAGAATGCTTGTAGGGACCCTGCTCGTCTGGTAAAGTTGAAAATGAAACAGTTGAATGGATCTGCAGTTGAAAAAACTGGGAAAAGTTACATGGGGAAAATTCTGGAAATCCACTCACCTGATCATAAACTGGTATGTGAAACTTCAATCATTCCACAGCCAGGGAAATTGGTGTTAGATGATAGTGAAAGTGGGATTAAAACTCTTGAAATCAGTTGCATTGCTCCGTTGAATAGGTCTTTGGGAAATGAAAACTTGCGTTCAACACCAAATGAGCAGAAACTAGAACTGAACCCATACACAGAAATGTATAGGGAGACAGGTGGATATATGGTGGAGATGAATGAACAAATCTCTGGTGGTGTAACAGAGGAAATGTCTTCGAATTATCCCAATGTaattgatgaagaagaattGGTACTTGATGAactaaagaaaagagaatgTAGCTTAGTTAGCTACCACTCTGATGATGTGACTAGCGAGGTTGATGATTATATGGATGCATTAGCTACCATGGAGTCTGAATTGGAAACAGATAATGAGTATGGACCTATGAAAAGCTTATTAAATGTTCAAAACTTAACTGATTCAAATGGAAAAGAAGAGCCTCAAATGCAAGCTCAGTTTTCAGATTCTCAATCATTTGGAGACTCTTCAACTTCTGAAGAAAATAGTTCTTCTGAACAAGATAGAATTGGAGAGCGTAATGAAGCACATGGTCTGTTAGATTTTCCTTCAACTGGAACCTCCTGGGAATCCGATGATAATTGTTCATTCACAAGAGTTAGAAATGTAGAACATTCCCAATCACAAGTGCAGTTTTCACATTTTCAATCTATGGAAAACTCCACATCACAGATTGAAGATATGCCATCCAACCAGCTTCTCCCAACTTTTGAGTGGCAAACGACTTATTGTCGTGAGTTTGTCATGAATGATGATGCCCATGTTCGGGGTGAAGCGATTTCTGATTGTATACCAGTCTCTTCTGGCCTGATAGATTCTGGACATTCATTAATGTCTTATGATCTTGGAGCTGCCTCACCAGCATCCTTACCTGCACAGAGTCAATCGGCTGAAACACCATCCGGCCCTGCTGAACTTCATTTAAgaatagaagaagatgaagaaaaggaGTGTCTTGTTGAATCTATAGTGACCAAACCTGAGGCTCTCTACCCAATAAGAGATGATGCTTGCCCAGTGGTTTCCTTTGATAACAATCCATCGAACAATGTGAATGTCTGTGATCCTTATGTCCATTATAATGCTCTGTTCCAAGTTTCTAATGAATTGAACTTAGCTAATGAAAGTGAATGTGGTGATCATTCTGAGATTGAAGTTATTCAGGAAGAATCTCTTAACGAAAACTCTTCTGAAATGTTGGGTAGTGAATATGTTGATATTCATGGGGAGGATCCGATTTGCCCATCTGTGGAAGTAGACCTGAATCCAAGCACTAAGCTGTTGCTTGATGGCCGAGATTTAAAATCTGAGGACGATATTATAGCTACCCAATTGAACTCAGAAGATCTGGTTCCTGCTGCGAAGACTAAACCAAAGTGTAGTTTTACAAAGGAGCTAGGCTTAGATTTTACACACGGATACAAACCAGATTTACCAGAAATTGAAGTTCTGCATGTTGATCAACAAGGAAATTTTGAACAGGTGCCAAGTATATTGGGTGGCCAAGAAATAAGTGTATCCACCTGCAGTTTGGATCTAGTTGAAGATGATGGCAATAGTGAACATCCGTCTTCAGATATAATACCATCTCCAATGAGTAATCTTACAAAGTTGGAAGAATCTCTTTCTATATTTGCAGATCCTCATGAGGAAGAAATGATAGTTAGTGAGGCGGATAGTAGAGAATCTTTGACAGAATTAGCAGCCCAGAAGGTAGTGGATCACGTAGATATTGCTTCTACTGAATTTCCATCAGACATGAACAGATCAGTTCCATGCGATCCTCCTGATTCTGGAATGTGGAATAATATTCGGCATTCATCTCTTGAGAAAATCCAATATAGCTCTTCGATCTATGACCTGAAAGCAGTGCCTGTTTGTTTGGAGCTAGATCCTCAAAGGTCATCTGATCAACGAATTAACCCAACAAAACATGTCATGGATCCATTAGCACCACTTATCTCTGGCTTCTTACACAAGGCAACTAAAAACAATCTTGAGGAGATGCCACCTATGCCCCCTCTGCCTCCAATGCAATGGAGATCGGTTAAGATTCAACATGCTTCCCTAGTTACACAGAGAGAAGAAGCAAGTCTAGCCTCACTCCAACCGATACAGCCAAATACACCTGATGATAAGTCTCAATTTGGTTTATCTACTTTTGAAAAAGAGACCCGGCCATCTCAGAATCTATTTTTACCTGCCATGGCTATGCAAAGCAATAAGCATCAACATTCTTCTGGGGTTTCTGTGGGAATTTCAGAGCATGCTGTTGCTATTCCATTTCAATTTCCTGTAATGTTAAATGAAGCAAGTGGCCAACAGAGTTTCCTGGTACCAGAGCAAAGCCAGATACAAAACCCTTTCTTAGCATTACGGGACAGGCCTCGACTTGGCTATGTTGTTCACTCTGAGGGAGAAAAAGCATTGAATTCAAGTCCACACTCATCAATGCTGCCTGCTGTGCATGCTATTTCTGGGGCTGATTCTATTTTTCAGCAAGAAAAACCAACACGATCTCCAAGTCAGTTAACGGAAGGTGGCAGCTTAGAAGTTAAAACGGGTAGACCTGGAGAATTGCATTTGGTGCTACCTGAAGAATGTCCTGTTTACCCAGATGGGCCCCTTTCTCCGAAAGAGAAACCAGCAGAAACTCAGTTAATGGAAGAGACCGGTTTAGAAGTTAAAATTTCAAAGCAGTCTTCAATGAATCTGGAAGGGAGGATGGAAGAAGATACTTCAATCTCACCCTTGTCGCCTCCCAGTTCAGGAATTGGGCAGTCAAAGCACAGTATGCCGCCTTCAGAGGGAGAAATGGCGTTTCCTTTGGATACATCTGGTCAGACTGACATGCCATATGGAAAACCAAAGAATAAGCGTGTTCTTCCCCAAGATCCTGTAATTGACCCTGTAGCTGCTCTTGACAAAAGCCGG CTGAGGAAGGTCACTGAACGGGTTATGGCCCCCAGAGCAGCAAAGGGAGATGAAAGAGACTCACTGTTAGAAATGATAAGAACGAAG TCCTTCAACTTGAGGCCTGCAGCGGTGAA